One Rhodococcus sp. P1Y DNA window includes the following coding sequences:
- a CDS encoding NlpC/P60 family protein, whose amino-acid sequence MRRAFRGSSRSAFSGTTRLLIAAGVVAALLGAATGTASAVPPPPPNPSDSDIAAAGSRVEQQLGAVGQLINQVAAANQQLAQLDAEVAIKREDVNKALVDLQNARDAADIAAQFVVTAQQALADAGTQIQAAQQKFNEFAVSSYTQGSGVASVSSFLGSSGPDDVLDRAQVLKVLSTSQNAVLDGLQRARTEQANKDSAARESKQQADAASADAESKKADAEQAIETARAALDAQAAQKAEIEGQRDSAQSQLILARSDVAGLEGQRDAYSAWETQKAAEDAAIAAAAAAARDAAVQAAARVAANQAASAAAAAAAAGQRSHTDIDDDSSSAPTTTTTPKKPKSSSQAKPSVTGSAAVELAIDRGMSQLGVPYSWGGGDENGPTKGIRDGGVADSFGDYNKVGFDCSGLMIYAFAGLGISLPHYTGYQYTAGKQVPSSDMKRGDMLFYGPNASQHVALYLGDGKMLEAPQSGSVVKVSPVRYDGMTPYAVRMVS is encoded by the coding sequence GTGAGGCGAGCATTTCGCGGCAGCAGCCGTAGCGCGTTCTCGGGCACGACGCGACTTCTGATCGCTGCTGGCGTGGTTGCAGCACTGCTCGGTGCTGCGACGGGTACCGCCTCTGCCGTTCCGCCGCCTCCGCCGAACCCGTCCGATTCCGACATCGCTGCGGCCGGATCACGCGTCGAGCAGCAACTTGGAGCCGTCGGCCAGCTCATCAATCAGGTCGCAGCGGCCAACCAGCAACTGGCACAACTCGACGCCGAGGTCGCGATAAAGCGGGAAGACGTGAACAAGGCGCTCGTCGATCTGCAGAACGCGCGCGACGCGGCCGACATCGCCGCACAGTTCGTAGTGACCGCTCAGCAGGCCCTCGCCGACGCCGGTACCCAAATCCAAGCTGCGCAACAGAAGTTCAACGAGTTCGCGGTCTCGAGTTACACACAGGGAAGCGGCGTCGCGTCCGTGTCTTCGTTCCTCGGGTCCAGCGGACCGGACGACGTCCTGGACAGGGCACAGGTCCTGAAGGTTCTCTCCACCAGCCAGAACGCCGTCCTCGACGGATTGCAGCGCGCGCGCACCGAGCAGGCGAACAAGGATTCGGCCGCCCGTGAGTCCAAGCAGCAAGCAGATGCAGCGTCGGCCGACGCCGAATCGAAGAAGGCCGATGCCGAGCAGGCGATCGAAACTGCTCGCGCAGCGCTCGACGCACAGGCTGCGCAGAAGGCAGAAATCGAAGGCCAGCGGGACTCGGCGCAGAGTCAACTGATCCTCGCGAGATCGGACGTCGCCGGCCTGGAAGGACAGCGCGACGCATACTCGGCGTGGGAGACCCAGAAGGCGGCCGAGGATGCGGCCATCGCCGCTGCTGCTGCGGCAGCGCGTGATGCCGCGGTACAGGCAGCCGCGCGGGTGGCAGCGAACCAGGCAGCGTCGGCAGCCGCCGCAGCCGCTGCAGCCGGCCAGCGATCTCACACGGACATCGACGACGACTCCAGTTCTGCGCCCACGACCACAACAACGCCGAAGAAGCCGAAGAGTTCGAGTCAGGCCAAGCCGTCGGTCACCGGCAGTGCCGCTGTCGAACTCGCGATCGATCGAGGAATGTCGCAACTCGGTGTCCCGTACTCGTGGGGAGGCGGAGACGAGAACGGTCCGACAAAGGGGATCCGTGACGGCGGCGTCGCAGACAGTTTCGGCGACTACAACAAGGTTGGGTTCGACTGCTCGGGTTTGATGATCTACGCGTTCGCCGGTCTCGGGATCTCGTTGCCGCACTACACCGGGTACCAGTACACCGCGGGCAAGCAGGTGCCGTCCTCCGACATGAAACGCGGTGACATGTTGTTCTACGGACCGAACGCGAGCCAGCACGTCGCGCTGTACCTGGGCGATGGAAAGATGCTCGAGGCTCCGCAGTCCGGCAGTGTGGTCAAGGTATCGCCGGTCCGCTACGACGGTATGACGCCGTACGCGGTTCGCATGGTGTCCTGA
- a CDS encoding SDR family oxidoreductase, whose product MTAANTEPNKNLTGRVALVTGASRGIGKAIAAELLARGARVTITARKPEPLAEAVRDLLAGAGEGAEVLAVAGNAGDGDSRRDAVAQTVEKFGSLDILVNNTGINPVYGSLMDADLDGVKKIFDTNVVATLGFVQEAFHAWMGEHGGAVVNLASVAGLRSTGVIAAYGASKAALIRLTEELAWQLGPSIRVNAVAPGVVKTKFAEALVAEGEEKAASVYPMKRLGTPEDVASLVGFLVSDESSWITGETIRVDGGLLATGGL is encoded by the coding sequence ATGACCGCTGCGAACACCGAACCGAACAAGAACCTGACCGGACGAGTTGCTCTGGTCACAGGCGCCAGCCGAGGAATCGGGAAGGCAATCGCCGCCGAACTTCTCGCCAGGGGCGCACGCGTAACCATCACTGCCCGCAAACCGGAACCTCTCGCGGAGGCGGTTCGCGATCTTCTCGCCGGTGCCGGCGAGGGCGCAGAAGTCCTGGCCGTCGCCGGCAATGCGGGTGACGGCGACTCCCGTCGGGACGCGGTGGCGCAGACAGTGGAGAAGTTCGGGTCCCTCGACATCCTCGTGAACAACACCGGCATCAACCCCGTGTACGGATCTCTCATGGACGCCGACCTCGACGGAGTCAAGAAAATTTTCGATACCAACGTGGTCGCCACGCTCGGGTTCGTGCAGGAAGCATTTCACGCGTGGATGGGCGAGCACGGCGGCGCTGTCGTCAACCTTGCCAGCGTTGCAGGGCTGCGTTCGACCGGTGTCATTGCCGCGTACGGAGCGTCCAAGGCAGCACTGATCCGGCTGACCGAGGAACTCGCCTGGCAGCTCGGCCCGTCGATCCGAGTCAACGCAGTTGCGCCGGGCGTTGTGAAGACCAAGTTCGCCGAAGCGCTGGTCGCCGAAGGCGAGGAGAAGGCCGCATCGGTTTATCCGATGAAGCGACTCGGGACGCCGGAGGACGTTGCGAGTCTCGTCGGCTTCCTGGTGTCGGACGAGTCGTCCTGGATCACCGGTGAAACCATTCGCGTCGACGGAGGCCTCCTGGCAACCGGCGGGCTGTGA
- a CDS encoding TetR/AcrR family transcriptional regulator: protein MPKVSEDQLAARRSEILDGARKCFGEYGYEGATVRRLEESTGLSRGAIFHHFKDKDGLFLALAKEDARRMAEVAANQGLVQVMRDMLEEPDRFEWLGTRLEIARRLRTDPDFRKSWSEQSAELTDATAARLDRQKTAGRLRDDVAQEVMVEYLDLILDGVVARIASGQGGHNLSAVLDLVEESVRKPDSSG from the coding sequence GTGCCCAAGGTCAGTGAAGACCAGTTGGCCGCGAGGCGGAGTGAAATCCTCGACGGCGCGCGAAAGTGCTTCGGAGAGTACGGGTACGAAGGCGCGACAGTTCGCCGGCTCGAGGAGTCGACAGGACTCTCTCGCGGGGCGATCTTTCATCACTTCAAGGACAAGGACGGCCTGTTCCTTGCCCTCGCGAAGGAAGATGCCCGCCGCATGGCCGAGGTCGCCGCGAATCAGGGCCTCGTTCAGGTGATGCGGGACATGCTCGAAGAACCGGACCGCTTCGAGTGGCTCGGTACCAGGCTGGAAATCGCGAGAAGACTGCGCACCGACCCGGATTTCAGAAAGAGCTGGTCGGAACAGTCCGCCGAATTGACCGACGCCACAGCTGCGCGGCTGGACCGTCAGAAGACGGCGGGCCGACTCCGCGACGACGTAGCGCAGGAAGTGATGGTCGAGTACCTCGATCTCATTCTCGACGGCGTCGTCGCGCGCATCGCTTCGGGTCAGGGCGGCCACAACCTGTCGGCTGTTCTCGATCTTGTGGAGGAGTCGGTGCGGAAACCGGATTCGTCGGGATAG
- a CDS encoding ABC-F family ATP-binding cassette domain-containing protein — MITATDLEVRAGVRTLLSAPGPALRIQGGDRIGLVGRNGAGKTTTLRILAGEGEPYAGAVVRTGDLGYLPQDPKEGDLDVLAKNRVLSARGLDTLLSQMEKQQALMAEVADENRLDRAVRKYGELEERFASLGGYEAESEAARISNSLGLPDRILGQALRTLSGGQRRRVELARILFAASDGSGGRSNTTLLLDEPTNHLDADSITWLRGFLQNHEGGLVVISHDVELLGDVVNRVWFLDAVRGEADIYNMNWKKYLDARATDEQRRRRERANAEKKAGALRVQAAKMGAKATKAVAAQNMAKRADKLLANLDAERVSDKVAHIRFPEPAPCGKTPLMAKNLTKMYGSLEIFAGVDLAIDRGSRVVVLGLNGAGKTTLLRILAGTEKADTGDIEPGHGMRVGYFAQEHDTLDDNASVWDNIRHAAPDTGEQELRSLLGAFMFTGPQLEQPAGTLSGGEKTRLALAGLVSSAANVLLLDEPTNNLDPISREQVLDALRSYKGAVVLVTHDPGAAEALSPERVILLPDGTEDHWSQDYLELIQLA, encoded by the coding sequence GTGATCACCGCCACCGACTTGGAAGTTCGTGCCGGTGTCCGCACGTTGCTCTCGGCGCCAGGGCCTGCCCTCCGTATTCAGGGAGGTGACCGCATCGGCCTGGTCGGTCGAAACGGCGCAGGAAAGACGACAACGCTGCGCATTCTCGCGGGCGAGGGCGAACCGTACGCGGGTGCGGTAGTGCGGACCGGTGACCTGGGGTACCTGCCGCAGGATCCGAAGGAGGGCGACCTCGACGTTCTTGCAAAGAACCGGGTGTTGTCGGCTCGGGGTCTGGACACCCTTCTGAGCCAGATGGAGAAACAGCAGGCGCTCATGGCCGAGGTAGCCGACGAGAATCGGCTCGACCGCGCTGTGCGCAAGTACGGCGAACTCGAGGAACGCTTCGCCTCCCTCGGTGGATACGAAGCCGAGAGCGAAGCGGCTCGTATCTCCAACAGCCTCGGACTGCCGGATCGCATTCTGGGTCAAGCCCTGCGCACACTGTCCGGTGGTCAGAGGCGACGTGTCGAGCTCGCCCGCATCTTGTTTGCGGCGTCGGACGGCAGCGGCGGCCGCTCGAACACGACCTTGTTGCTCGACGAGCCGACCAACCACCTCGACGCCGACTCGATCACCTGGCTTCGCGGTTTCCTGCAGAACCACGAAGGCGGACTCGTCGTGATCAGCCACGATGTGGAATTGCTGGGAGACGTCGTCAACCGTGTCTGGTTTCTCGACGCGGTGCGCGGTGAGGCAGACATCTACAACATGAACTGGAAGAAGTACCTCGACGCGCGTGCGACCGACGAACAGCGCCGGCGTCGTGAACGCGCGAACGCAGAAAAGAAGGCAGGCGCGCTGCGCGTCCAGGCCGCCAAGATGGGCGCCAAGGCAACGAAAGCCGTCGCGGCACAGAACATGGCGAAGCGCGCCGACAAGTTGCTTGCCAACCTCGACGCCGAACGGGTGTCCGACAAGGTCGCTCATATTCGCTTTCCCGAGCCTGCGCCCTGCGGCAAGACGCCGCTCATGGCGAAGAACCTCACCAAGATGTACGGATCTCTCGAAATTTTCGCGGGTGTCGATCTGGCGATCGACAGGGGCAGCCGGGTGGTGGTGCTTGGACTCAACGGTGCGGGAAAGACGACATTGCTACGCATTCTGGCTGGCACCGAGAAAGCCGACACCGGTGACATCGAACCAGGCCACGGAATGCGCGTCGGGTACTTCGCGCAGGAACACGACACTCTCGACGACAACGCGTCGGTGTGGGACAACATCAGACACGCCGCTCCGGACACCGGAGAGCAGGAACTCCGGTCGCTGTTGGGAGCGTTCATGTTCACCGGACCCCAGCTGGAGCAGCCCGCCGGGACACTGTCCGGAGGCGAGAAGACCCGTCTCGCCCTGGCTGGCTTGGTGTCCTCGGCGGCAAACGTACTGCTGCTCGACGAACCGACCAACAACCTCGATCCAATTTCCCGCGAGCAGGTTCTCGACGCTCTCCGAAGCTACAAGGGCGCCGTCGTTCTCGTCACGCACGATCCGGGTGCAGCAGAAGCACTTTCACCCGAGCGGGTCATTCTTCTTCCCGATGGCACCGAGGACCATTGGTCTCAGGACTACCTCGAATTGATTCAGCTCGCGTAA
- a CDS encoding Rv1476 family membrane protein, with amino-acid sequence MTPEPILSISPLGATLPFKADVPAGVDVDSIVAEVAADGVSAPASIEGDLLATVQRAQENGIDLGIVVVPDNPRHDSQLRDLATAVGAEDGGTVLVLSPGQVGSFSDTISRVTLEAGQDTTYTGNPVVAANNFVDTLVGPQAPWSLITVVLIVIVAAGAAVTAAAKVRRRNRVKAVDSSDDVDSSNDANAAPAPRT; translated from the coding sequence GTGACGCCTGAACCGATCCTGTCCATTTCCCCTCTCGGGGCCACGCTCCCCTTCAAGGCCGACGTACCGGCCGGCGTCGACGTCGACTCCATCGTGGCGGAGGTTGCGGCCGACGGCGTGAGCGCTCCGGCGTCGATCGAGGGCGACCTCCTTGCAACGGTCCAGCGAGCTCAGGAGAACGGCATCGACCTGGGCATCGTGGTGGTACCGGACAATCCACGCCACGACTCCCAGTTGCGCGACCTCGCAACCGCGGTAGGAGCCGAGGACGGCGGGACCGTGCTCGTGCTGAGTCCCGGTCAGGTCGGGTCGTTCAGCGACACGATCAGTCGAGTAACGCTCGAGGCAGGTCAGGACACGACGTATACCGGGAATCCTGTCGTGGCGGCGAACAACTTCGTGGACACACTGGTGGGGCCACAGGCTCCGTGGTCACTGATCACCGTTGTCCTGATCGTGATCGTCGCAGCGGGCGCGGCGGTCACAGCGGCCGCGAAGGTTCGTCGGCGAAACCGGGTGAAGGCCGTGGACTCCTCGGATGACGTCGACTCCTCGAACGACGCGAACGCTGCACCCGCCCCACGTACCTGA
- a CDS encoding aconitate hydratase: MTASNDSFGAKGTLEVGENSYEIFRLSALPGAEKLPYALKVLAENLLRTEDGANITADHIRSIASWDPSADPSIEIQFTPARVIMQDFTGVPCVVDLATMREAVTTLGGDPNKVNPLSPADMVIDHSVILDVFGREDALERNVDLEYERNGERYQFLRWGQGAFDDFKVVPPGMGIVHQVNIEYLAPTVMTRKGQAYPDTCVGTDSHTTMVNGLGVLGWGVGGIEAEAAMLGQPVSMLIPRVVGFKLSGEIQPGVTATDVVLTATEMLRKHGVVGKFVEFYGKGVAEVPLANRATLGNMSPEFGSTAAIFPIDEETINYLRLTGRSDEQLALVEAYAKEQGMWHDPENEAVYSEYIELDLNTVVPSIAGPKRPQDRILLSESKIAFRKDIHNYVEENHPAHEGDSKLDEALNESFPASDPASLSFAEDDAVDVRSAAYGSEGRPSKPVRVITDEAGEFILDHGAVVVAGITSCTNTSNPSVMLGAALLARNAVDKGLSTKPWVKTNMAPGSQVVTDYYEKAGLWPYLEKLGYYLGGYGCTTCIGNTGPLLEPISKAINDNDLSVTAVLSGNRNFEGRISPDVKMNYLASPPLVIAYGLAGTMDFDFETDSLGEDHEGNPVYLKDIWPSSQEIEETIQSSISRDMFSKSYETIFAGDHRWQNLSTPEGDTFEWDPKSTYVRKPPYFDGMTMDPAPVSDIKGARVLALLGDSVTTDHISPAGPIKAGTPAAQYLDSHGVERKDYNSLGSRRGNHEVMIRGTFANIRLKNQLLDDVSGGYTRDFTQDGGPQSFIYDASQNYQEAGIPLVVIGGKEYGSGSSRDWAAKGTSLLGVKAVITESFERIHRSNLIGMGVVPLQFPVGESAKSLKLDGTETFDIVGIEKLNEGTTPKTMAVTATKTDGTKVEFDAVVRIDTPGEADYYRNGGILQYVLRNMIRG, from the coding sequence GTGACCGCCAGTAATGATTCGTTCGGTGCAAAGGGCACCCTCGAAGTCGGAGAGAACTCGTACGAGATCTTTCGACTTTCGGCCCTGCCCGGAGCCGAGAAGTTGCCCTATGCATTGAAGGTCCTCGCGGAGAACCTCCTTCGCACCGAAGACGGTGCCAACATCACCGCCGACCACATCCGCTCGATCGCGTCGTGGGATCCCTCGGCCGACCCGAGCATCGAAATTCAGTTCACCCCTGCCCGCGTCATCATGCAGGACTTCACCGGTGTCCCCTGCGTCGTCGACCTCGCCACCATGCGTGAGGCCGTCACAACCCTCGGTGGTGACCCGAACAAGGTGAACCCGCTCTCCCCCGCCGACATGGTCATCGACCACTCGGTCATCCTCGACGTCTTCGGACGCGAGGACGCGCTGGAGCGCAACGTCGACCTCGAGTACGAGCGCAACGGCGAGCGGTACCAGTTCCTTCGCTGGGGCCAGGGCGCATTCGACGACTTCAAGGTCGTCCCTCCGGGCATGGGAATCGTCCACCAGGTCAACATCGAGTACCTGGCACCGACGGTCATGACTCGTAAGGGTCAGGCCTACCCCGATACCTGCGTCGGCACCGACTCGCACACGACGATGGTCAACGGCCTCGGTGTTCTCGGGTGGGGCGTCGGCGGCATCGAGGCCGAGGCAGCCATGCTGGGCCAGCCCGTCTCCATGCTCATCCCCCGCGTTGTCGGCTTCAAGCTCTCCGGCGAGATCCAGCCGGGCGTCACGGCCACCGACGTGGTTCTGACTGCAACCGAGATGCTGCGTAAGCACGGCGTCGTCGGCAAGTTCGTCGAGTTCTACGGCAAGGGCGTCGCCGAGGTTCCGCTCGCGAACCGGGCAACCCTCGGAAACATGAGCCCCGAGTTCGGATCCACTGCCGCAATCTTCCCGATCGACGAAGAAACGATCAACTACCTGCGTCTCACCGGCCGCAGCGACGAGCAGCTCGCTCTCGTCGAGGCGTATGCCAAGGAACAGGGCATGTGGCACGATCCCGAGAACGAGGCCGTGTACTCCGAGTACATCGAACTCGATCTCAACACTGTCGTTCCGTCCATCGCCGGACCGAAGCGTCCGCAGGACCGAATTCTGCTGTCGGAGTCCAAGATTGCGTTCCGCAAGGACATCCACAACTACGTCGAGGAGAACCACCCGGCGCACGAGGGTGACAGCAAACTCGACGAGGCCCTCAACGAGTCGTTCCCGGCCAGCGATCCCGCATCGCTGAGCTTCGCCGAAGACGATGCAGTCGACGTTCGTTCGGCGGCCTACGGTTCCGAAGGCCGACCGAGCAAGCCCGTTCGCGTCATCACCGACGAGGCCGGCGAGTTCATCCTCGACCACGGTGCTGTTGTCGTCGCGGGTATTACGTCCTGCACCAACACCTCGAACCCGTCGGTAATGCTCGGTGCTGCACTGTTGGCCCGCAACGCCGTCGACAAGGGTCTGTCCACCAAGCCGTGGGTCAAGACGAACATGGCGCCGGGCTCGCAGGTCGTCACCGACTACTACGAGAAAGCCGGCCTGTGGCCGTACCTCGAGAAGCTCGGCTACTACCTCGGCGGCTACGGCTGCACGACGTGTATCGGCAACACCGGACCGTTGCTGGAACCGATCTCCAAGGCAATCAACGACAACGACCTCTCGGTCACTGCCGTCCTGTCCGGCAACCGCAACTTCGAAGGCCGTATCTCCCCCGATGTCAAGATGAACTACCTGGCTTCGCCGCCTCTGGTCATCGCTTACGGCCTCGCGGGAACGATGGACTTCGACTTCGAGACGGATTCGCTCGGCGAGGACCACGAGGGCAACCCCGTGTACCTGAAGGACATCTGGCCGTCCTCGCAGGAGATCGAGGAGACCATCCAGTCCTCGATCAGCCGTGACATGTTCAGCAAGTCCTACGAGACGATTTTCGCCGGCGACCACCGTTGGCAGAACCTCTCCACTCCAGAGGGCGACACGTTCGAGTGGGATCCGAAGTCCACCTACGTACGGAAGCCTCCGTACTTCGATGGCATGACGATGGATCCGGCACCTGTCTCCGACATCAAGGGCGCCCGAGTTCTCGCACTCCTCGGCGATTCGGTCACCACCGACCACATCAGCCCTGCTGGTCCGATCAAGGCGGGAACGCCTGCTGCTCAGTACCTGGACAGCCACGGCGTCGAGCGCAAGGACTACAACTCGCTCGGCTCGCGTCGCGGTAACCACGAGGTCATGATTCGCGGAACCTTCGCGAACATCCGCCTCAAGAACCAGCTTCTGGACGACGTCTCCGGTGGCTACACCCGCGACTTCACCCAGGACGGTGGACCGCAGTCCTTCATCTACGACGCGTCACAGAACTACCAGGAAGCGGGCATCCCGCTCGTTGTCATCGGTGGCAAGGAGTACGGGTCGGGGTCCTCGCGTGACTGGGCCGCCAAGGGCACGTCGCTTCTGGGCGTCAAGGCCGTCATCACCGAGTCGTTCGAGCGCATCCACCGCTCCAACCTCATCGGCATGGGCGTCGTCCCCCTTCAGTTCCCGGTGGGCGAGAGTGCGAAGTCGCTGAAGCTCGACGGAACCGAGACCTTCGATATCGTCGGTATCGAAAAGCTCAACGAAGGTACGACCCCGAAGACGATGGCGGTCACGGCAACCAAGACCGATGGCACCAAGGTCGAGTTCGACGCCGTGGTTCGTATCGACACCCCAGGTGAAGCGGACTACTACCGCAACGGTGGCATCTTGCAGTACGTTCTCCGCAACATGATTCGGGGCTGA
- a CDS encoding AAA family ATPase, which yields MASRDGSEPNGETGSGSGRADVTGLASDVQILEKAVYEVKRVIVGQDRLVERILVGLLARGHVLLEGVPGVAKTLAVETFAKVVGGSFSRVQFTPDLVPTDLIGTRIYRQGREEFDTELGPVVANFVLADEINRAPAKVQSALLEVMAERHVTIGGKTFSMPDPFLVMATQNPIENEGVYPLPEAQRDRFLFKIVVDYPSVEEEREIVYRMGTAVPVPKQILDPEELVRLQKVASSVFVHHALVDYVVRVIAATRTPEQLGLDDVASWIAYGASPRATLGIISASRALALLRGRDYVVPQDVLEVIPDVLRHRLVLSYDALADEVTPEDVITKILQTVGLPQVAPQAVGGVANPAGPAAPQQFPQQQFPPQQQFPPQQFAQPGQQFAQPGQNAQPGQNAQPGHPVQQPPAGQFPGNGGTATQGQYEQHAPSLDKSTTPESTAGSQKQ from the coding sequence GTGGCATCACGTGACGGCAGCGAACCGAACGGCGAAACGGGGAGCGGTTCGGGCCGAGCGGACGTAACCGGACTCGCCTCGGACGTGCAGATTCTCGAGAAGGCCGTCTACGAGGTCAAGCGAGTCATCGTCGGCCAGGATCGGCTGGTCGAACGCATCCTCGTCGGACTACTGGCCCGCGGGCACGTTCTCCTCGAAGGTGTTCCGGGCGTGGCCAAGACGCTCGCGGTCGAGACGTTCGCGAAGGTGGTGGGCGGATCGTTCTCGCGAGTCCAGTTCACTCCCGACCTGGTTCCGACGGACTTGATCGGAACTCGCATCTACCGGCAGGGACGTGAGGAATTCGACACCGAGCTCGGACCGGTCGTCGCAAACTTCGTACTGGCCGACGAGATCAACCGCGCGCCGGCGAAGGTCCAATCCGCGCTGCTGGAGGTCATGGCCGAGCGGCACGTGACGATCGGTGGCAAAACCTTCTCGATGCCTGACCCGTTCCTGGTGATGGCAACCCAGAACCCCATCGAGAACGAGGGTGTCTACCCGCTCCCCGAGGCGCAGCGAGACCGCTTTCTCTTCAAGATCGTCGTCGACTACCCGTCGGTCGAAGAAGAGCGAGAAATCGTCTACCGCATGGGAACCGCGGTGCCGGTGCCGAAGCAGATCCTCGACCCCGAGGAGCTCGTCCGCCTGCAGAAGGTGGCGAGCAGTGTGTTCGTGCATCACGCTCTCGTCGACTATGTCGTCCGCGTGATCGCAGCGACCCGGACACCGGAACAGCTCGGCCTGGACGACGTCGCCAGTTGGATCGCCTACGGCGCATCACCACGTGCGACGCTGGGCATCATCTCGGCCTCGCGCGCACTCGCTCTACTTCGCGGTCGTGATTACGTCGTACCGCAGGACGTGTTGGAAGTGATCCCGGACGTGCTTCGGCACCGCTTGGTCCTGTCGTACGACGCACTCGCAGATGAGGTCACTCCCGAGGACGTCATCACCAAGATCCTGCAGACCGTGGGACTGCCTCAGGTTGCACCGCAAGCAGTGGGCGGCGTTGCGAACCCAGCCGGTCCTGCCGCGCCGCAGCAGTTCCCGCAGCAACAATTCCCACCGCAGCAGCAGTTTCCACCGCAGCAGTTCGCGCAGCCGGGTCAGCAATTTGCACAGCCGGGTCAGAATGCGCAGCCGGGTCAGAATGCACAGCCGGGTCACCCCGTCCAACAGCCACCCGCGGGCCAGTTTCCCGGCAACGGTGGAACGGCAACGCAGGGGCAATACGAGCAACACGCTCCGTCTCTCGACAAGTCGACGACCCCCGAGTCGACCGCGGGTAGCCAGAAGCAGTGA
- a CDS encoding helix-turn-helix domain-containing protein — protein MARARDGSKGVAAGRARGSAYAKGARITGDSRDRLQTTLREQYEAGASIRSLADRTGRSYGFVHKVLAESGTVLRSRGGPNRKKVTATT, from the coding sequence ATGGCGCGTGCGAGGGATGGATCGAAGGGCGTCGCGGCGGGTCGAGCGCGGGGTTCGGCGTATGCGAAAGGTGCTCGAATTACGGGAGATTCGCGCGATCGTTTGCAGACGACACTGCGCGAGCAGTACGAGGCAGGCGCCAGCATCCGGTCTCTCGCCGACCGGACCGGCCGATCGTACGGGTTCGTGCACAAGGTGCTCGCGGAGTCCGGCACGGTGTTGCGATCGCGCGGCGGACCGAATCGTAAGAAAGTGACCGCGACGACCTGA
- a CDS encoding lycopene cyclase family protein has protein sequence MNPTLFADLVVVGLGPAGRALTNRACAAGVDVIAVDPHPHRRWTPTYSSWLDELPAWLPTSVIGSVTENPAVFTTRRQSIARSYCVLDTSELQRALDISAARTLTATAQSVTSSEVALVDGTRVLARAVVDARGTAGIDGLAEQTAFGVVVARTIAEPLLEGAGAWFMDWRPDNGADSSDTPSFLYAVALGHQDILLEETCLVGTPALEYRELRQRLHTRLAGRGLTLSGNETVERVRFPVQPPRRERGDGRVERFGARSSMMHPATGYSVAASLASADDMVDAVRRGKKIGTLSAWTVQRLRNLGLRTALGLDPALVPQFFASFFDLPVAAQKAYLSGRSDALGTALAMTRMFPTLPTSARLAIARSVIGR, from the coding sequence GTGAACCCGACTCTGTTCGCGGACCTCGTCGTCGTCGGTCTCGGTCCGGCGGGGCGCGCGCTCACGAATCGCGCCTGCGCTGCGGGTGTGGACGTCATTGCTGTCGACCCACACCCGCACCGCCGGTGGACCCCTACCTACTCGTCGTGGCTCGACGAATTGCCTGCGTGGCTGCCGACATCGGTCATCGGGTCCGTCACCGAGAACCCGGCCGTGTTCACCACGAGACGTCAGTCGATAGCCCGTTCGTACTGCGTCCTGGACACCTCCGAACTACAGCGCGCGCTCGACATCTCAGCTGCCCGAACACTCACTGCCACAGCACAGTCGGTGACGTCGTCCGAGGTGGCACTCGTCGACGGGACGCGGGTTCTGGCACGCGCGGTCGTCGACGCACGCGGAACGGCAGGAATCGATGGGCTCGCCGAGCAAACCGCCTTCGGCGTGGTCGTTGCGAGGACCATTGCCGAACCGTTGCTCGAAGGCGCTGGGGCCTGGTTCATGGACTGGCGTCCGGACAACGGCGCCGATTCCTCGGACACGCCGAGCTTTCTGTATGCGGTCGCCCTCGGGCACCAGGACATTCTCCTCGAGGAGACATGCCTCGTCGGTACCCCGGCTCTCGAGTACCGGGAGCTGCGACAACGGCTGCACACTCGACTTGCAGGTCGAGGACTGACGTTGTCCGGGAACGAGACGGTCGAACGTGTTCGGTTCCCCGTACAGCCACCTCGTCGCGAACGAGGAGACGGCCGTGTCGAGCGCTTCGGTGCACGATCGTCGATGATGCATCCTGCCACCGGCTACAGCGTCGCGGCGTCACTCGCATCGGCAGACGACATGGTCGACGCCGTCCGACGTGGAAAGAAGATCGGGACGCTGTCGGCGTGGACTGTGCAGCGGCTCCGAAACCTCGGATTGAGGACCGCACTCGGTCTCGATCCGGCGTTGGTGCCGCAATTCTTCGCAAGCTTCTTCGACCTACCTGTTGCGGCTCAGAAGGCGTATCTGTCCGGTCGCTCCGACGCGCTGGGTACCGCACTTGCCATGACACGCATGTTCCCCACACTCCCCACCTCGGCCCGACTCGCCATCGCGCGTTCTGTAATCGGGCGGTGA